Genomic segment of Limnochordia bacterium:
CGACGTAGACATGGTAGCCTAAACTACCAAAGCCCTCGACAGTATCACCAAGCATTCATGAGCAATTCTATAAGAAGGACAGCCATTGTAGCATAATGTCCGAATTTAGGGGGTCAGACCGATACCATGAATGGAACACCACGCTGTTCCATGCTATAATATTACTAATATATGGTAGTGTTCGGACTTACAAGTGATCTTAGTTTAAGGGGGGCTTTAGGAAAAGAACAAGACTAAAGAGGAGGAGGAACTTGATGCTCCTGTGTGATTTGTACGCAAAAGAGTTGTGGAAGAGGCCCTTCGTTCCGGTCATTGAGTACTACTACCGACGTACTTTCCCCCATGAGTATCATTTCAGTAGTCACACGCACAGCGCTGTAGAGATAATGTATGTTGAGTCTGGTGATATGCTATTAGAGCTTCAGGGAGAGCCCGTGGAGCTTTTGACGAAGGAATTTGTTGTTATTAACACTGAGATTCCCCATGGAATCCTAGGTGTTAGCGTAAACTGTCGCGTGAACAACTGCGAGTTTTTCTTTCAACCAGCAAGTGTAGTCATCGGATCAACTATTGATGTAGTTAAGCACATCAATCAATCCGCTTGGCCCTTGAGTTACGGTGCCCCATGGCTCAAATGCCGGGATAGTGGATATGTAGGGTCAACCATGAGGGAACTAATCGAGGAACTAGATGGAACCCTTGATGACCCCCTTGGCCAGGAATTGATGCTACGTTTGGATTTCTGGCGTGTCATTATCTATATATCCAGGATGATTGCTAGTTCAGGTGATACCACAGACCTGGCAAATTGGCATGTAAACAAAGCTGTAAGTTACATCCGTACCAACTACCACCGCCCAGATCTGACCGTAGCAGAGTTAAGTGACTACCTTCAACTGAATCGTAGCCACGTGAGTCGCATTTTTAGAGAAGTAACCGGCGATACTCCTTCAGAGTATATTGCAAGCCATAGAATCAACATTGCTAAGAAGCTATTGGCTACAACTGACTTACCCATTATTGATATTTGTCAGGAGATCGGAATCAATTCGGAACAGTATTTCTCCCGTTTGTTCTCTAAAAGAGTAGGGATTAGTCCAAGGACTTTCCGCCGAAGCCGAGAGGTGATTAGTGCCTGGCCACCGGATACAAGCGATAGTACTAGCTAGATATGACAAGCCGGAGTGTACAACTCTAGTTCCAGTCTCGCCGAATACAAGTATGCGTTATTTTGGGTAATTGTCTCGACCTCTAACCGCCCCAAATCGTAAGCACTCAAGATAATAACACCGCATCCATAATACTCATAACCTCGCCTGAAATGACTATCCTTTCTGGATGTCTGCGAAATTGCGATGTCACTTAGCCATATTGATTGCGGTAAAGACCCCTGCGAATTACCGCATTTGGTTTCCTTACCACCTGCAAATGGCGAACACTGGGTTGCTTACCTCAAGAAAGTAGATTACCGTATTCCAAGACGATTCTCGATGAATGCAGGTGACTAACACTAACAACAATGACATTGACCCTTTTTTTTGGACACGCTACCGCAGTAGAGTCTCATGCCTTGCTAGTTTCTGTGGTGAATGATTACGCTATCCTGCAGGAAAATAGGAAGAGGAAATAGAACCAGTATGCGTGATACAAGGAGGGGTTTGCGATGAGAGTAGCAGTTGTAGGCTTGGGGAATGTTGGGAAATACGCCGTTGAGGCAGTTCTAAGGGCAGATGATATGGAGTTTGCTGGTATCGTCCGCCGCAAGGACTCTATTCACGAGGCTAGTCCCCGGGGGTTAGTGGTTAGCGATATAACAGAGTTAGGTGATGTAGACGTTGCGATAATCTGCACACCTTCACGTACAGTCCCTACGATTGCCAAGGAACTTCTTGCCTTAGGAATCAACACCGTTGATTGCTACGACATTCATGGAGAATTGGTGAATCTGCGGGATGAACTGGATGAACCGGCGAAATTGAATAATGCCGTCTCAGTTCTATCTGCGGGCTGGGATCCGGGAACCGATTCGCTTATTCGGGCTTTGCTGCAGGCCATGGCTCCTGGCGGTTTGACATATACGAATTTCGGGCCCGGTATGAGTATGGGACATACTGCGGCGGTGAAAGCAATCGACGGTGTAGCGGACGCACTGTCCATGACGATACCAGTTGGAACAGGCTTGCATCGACGAATCGTCTACGTTGTACTAGAGGATAATGCCGAATTTACTGTCGTGGAGAAGGCCATTAAGCAGGATCCATATTTCATCCATGATGAAACCCATGTGTATCAAGTGGAGGATGTCAGTACACTAGTTGACATGGGGCATGGAGTCAGTATTGAACGTAAAGGAGTATCAGGCATAACCCATAACCAACTTTTCAAATGGGAAATGCGGGTTAATAATCCTGCTCTAACGGCACAGATCATGGTCGCCGCAGCCCGAGCCACAGTAAGACTGCAACCTGGTGCGTACACCCTGATCGAAATCCCGGTTGTTGATCTACTGCCCGGAGACCGAAGAACATGGATTGGACGACTGGTCTAGACAATGGGGAAAGGCTAGCTTCGAAAGTCTCATGTGGAAGATTCTCGAAGCTAGTCACAAGACTCTTTTTGCTAGCGACAGTTTCTCCGTATCCATTGGACTTGCTTTGACAAAGTAGCTTACCCGCCGAATTTAACATCAATGAGACAAGCTCATCGGTTGAAAAAGTGCTGACGTTCTGAAAGACATGGGATTGATACGAGCGGTTAGTCAATGGGTTTCTATTGTGGGCAGACTTTCGCAGGTCTTGGCCCCACAGCCGACTGTGAAATGGCGAGACATTGTTGGCGTGATTGGGTATATGCCTGTGGTAGGTTAGAGGGGATGATGTCAGGTCAGCATTGGATGTTATCGATGTGGGCGTTGTGGGGTAATAAGTCGCGGCCTTACTTCTAGAAGTGTCTTCGATAGTCATGAGATCATTAGTCTCCATGCAGTGTGTGATACCAATCAGGATCGGTTAGAAGACGCAAGGCAGGCGTTGGGCGCCGACGAGCAGTACACGAACTATGAGGAAATACTGAAAACTCACATGTTGATGCGGTTGTTATTTGCACTCCTATGCCTTGTATGTGCCACAGCGACAAAGGCTCTACGGCGAGGAATCCATTTTTTGAGTGAAGTCCCTGTAAAGTGTCAGGATTTAGGCAGGGCTTGCAATCAATCTGAGGCTATGTATATGATGGCGGAAGACTACATATACACCAAGCAAAATGTTTTGGTCGCTGAGCTTGTCAAACGGGAATCGATGGGTTTAGGGCCTGTGCTCACTTAGATGCCCGATGACAGGGTTACCAAGGTATCCTGTGTTGGTAGTGGCCATCATTATCAGGATCCACGAGCTGACTATTAAGAACAACAGGATGCTAGCCAGCACCGAACAAGATGCTCTCATTAGAATCAGGGTAGATATGCTGTCAAACAGGCCACATGCGATGAGGAATTACTCTCTTCAGGGGACCAAGGATTGTTGTGAATACGCCGATCAGGATTTGGTTAGCAGATATGTGTGACGATATGAATACGCTGGCTAGAACTTGATGCTCTAGAACAGTATCTGCAGCGGTCGGCCCGTAGCAATCAATATCCATCGAGCACTTAATGTGACCCTACCGAGGTTGATCAGTCAGCAGTCGATTAGGCAAGATGGTAAATGGTTGCCGGTGCCTAATTCACGAGATTGGAAGTGCACGAGATGACCGATCAGCTACGTATGATCTGGCCTGAGGGCCGCAAACCACCACTTTGTATTCTACCTAAAGGATATAGCGTCAGACGTTTTCGTCCCAGTGATGAACAGGCTTATGTCCGTATGTTAAACCGTGGTGATCTGGGTGAGTGGGATCTAGATAGGATGCGATCGATTCTGGAGAACCCGCTTGCACCCGGAACAGTATACTTTATTACGTATAATGATGTTCCAGTAGCTACGACCTGTTCACAAAAACAGGAGTCTGATTGGGATGATGATCTCGACTGGGCGGAAGTAGGTTGGGTTACTGTTGATCCCGCTCACAGGGGCAGGGGTCTAGGTCTCATCATCTGTGCTGTAGTTGTCGATCAACTGCAGAGATTAGGGTATAAGCACATCTATCTAAAAACCGATGATTGGCGCCTGCCAGCCATTAAGACATATCTCAGAATGGGTTTTCAGCCGCTAATCAACTCAGATGAAATGAACACGCGTTGGCGGGCGGTTGCCGAGAAGCTCGACTGGTCCTTTTGATAGATAACTACCGCTAAAGTGTGCATTATCACATCTATCCCTATTACAGCGCTTAATCCCACATTAAGAATTTCCTAGATGCTCTCCTATAGGATAAGCAGTTCTTTCCAGGCATTGACCTGCTCAAAGTTGCCCAGAATACTATTGACACTTGACTATAGGTGACGTGCAGCGCTATACTTGACCACGGATAGGGGTTGAGTAGAGTAAATGGAGATTCGTAATGTAGCGATTATTGCCCATGTTGATCATGGGAAGACAACACTAGTAGATGCACTTCTAAAGGAAACAGGTGTGTTTCGGGAAAACCAGAAGACCGGAACACAGATCCTTGATTCCAATGCCCTGGAAAGAGAACGGGGTATTACAATTCTATCCAAGAACACCGGTATATTCCATAATGAGACGAAAATCAACATCGTTGATACACCCGGACACTCGGATTTTGGCGGGGAAGTGGAACGGGTGATCGGCATGGTTGACGGTGCCTTGTTAGTAGTAGATGCGGCGGAGGGACCATTACCGCAGACCCGATACGTACTCCAAAAGGCTTTCAAATACAATCTTAGGCCCATCGTGGTAATCAACAAGATCGATCGTAAGGATGCCAGGCCCTATGAAGTTCTGGAAGAGGTGCTGGATCTTTTTCTTGATCTAGATGCGACCGAGGAGCAAGCCGACTTCCCTGTGGTATGGGCGGTAGCCCGAGAAGGCGTTGCGTCATTGGAGCTTGAGGATGCACAAGCCCAGCTTGCCGGTAAGAAGGAGAAAAGCATATTGCCCTTGCTAGATCTAATCCTTGAGCACGTTCCCCAACCTACTGTGGATCCCGATGGCCCCCTGCAGCTTCTAGCGACCAATCTGGAATACGATGAATACGTCGGTAGACTTGTCGTTGGAAGAATCCAACGGGGAACCCTTCGTCGGGGCATGCCAGTCACCGTATGTCGCAGTGACGCGGATTGGGAAAAGACTGCAAAAGTGGAGTATCTATATACCTTTGCAAGACTTGAACGAACCCTTGTGGAGGAGGCTGGGGCAGGGGAGATTGTGGCAGTGGCAGGAATCGATGATGTTTCCATCGGAGACACTATCGTAGATCCCAATGCGGTTGACCCCCTACCTGCGTTAAAGGTGGATGAGCCAACCCTCACTGTAATTTTCAGGGTAAACGATGGTCCCTTGGCAGGCAGGGATGGAAAATACATTACTTCCCGACACATTAGGGATCGCCTCTGGCGTGAAGCACAGACCAATGTGGCCCTTCGGGTCAACCCCACGGGCAGTCCCGATGCCTTTGAAGTGCGGGGGCGGGGGGAACTCCATCTGGGTATTCTGATTGAAACCATGCGCAGGGAAGGGTACGAGTTTACTGTATCCAGACCCCAACCGGTGTTAAAGGAAATCGATGGTCAGTTACAAGAACCCCTAGAACGAGTGTTTGTCGAGGTACCGGCGGAGTATTCCGGAGGTGTTATCCTGTTCTTTGGTCAGCGGAAGGGCGAAATGCTCAGTATGATGCAAAACGAGAACACGGTCAAACTAGAGTTTGTAGTACCGGCCCGGGGTTTGGTGGGATTTCACTCCCAGTTCCTTACGGAAACCAGAGGCTATGGGGTTGTATACCATACTTACTACGGTTATGGTCCCCACCGAGGTCCCATCCTAGAAAGAACCACGGGCAGTCTTGTCGCCTATGAGCCAGGGACCGCGACAGCCTATGCCATAGTCAACGCGCAAGAGCGGGCAACGTTGTTCATCGAGCCGGGGACAGAGGTCTATGAAGGAATGATCATCGGTGAAAACTCACGCTCCGATGACCTCGATGTCAATATTGCTAAGAAGAAACACGTCAGCAACATGCGTTCAGCTACTTCAGATATTGCAGAGAAGATTGATGTGCCCCGAAAGCTTACTCTCGAGCAAGCCTTAGCCTTCATTGCCTCGGATGAACTCGTTGAGGTTACACCCAAGACCATCAGGCTCAGGAAACAGGTTCTAGACCAAAGCGAGCGGTACATGATTCGAAAGCAATTGGCTGCCAAATCACTTGACTGACAAGCATGATGGTTGTAGCTTGCATACAACCATCATGCCTTTTGATGGAATAGCTGCTTCCCGCGCCTCAGGCTGATTTAACCTGGGTGACAAGCCAGTGTTTTACATCCTTTACGTAGGGTGCCGCATCACCCGCAGATATTCCCTCCAAGGCTTGGGCAATAGCTGATGACTCAAAGGGAGTCTGAAGTAAAGCAGAACGCACATGGTCCGTTAGGGTATACTGCAGCGCATCTGAATAAACGACAGCATCCACGATATGTCCATTCTTGACCCCAAGCCCCACCGTCAGTTCACCCCAGGAAAATCTCGTTTCATAGGAGAGAGCAAAGGCTGGTGTTTTCCCATAGCGCCACTCCCAGGAAGAATAGTGTTCGTGTAACGCATCTGCTTCCTCAAGAAGTGGGGCTAGATCTAGCTCGGTTCCGTTGCCACCATACAAGCTCACAAAGGACTTGATCAGTTGCTCCTTAACTTGGGCAATACTAAGACCCGGAACCAGTTCTGCCAGATTGATCACTCGGGAACCCACTGATTCAACCCCTTTGGACTGCATCTTTTGTTTCGAGGGCTGTAAATAACGGCCGGCCTGTGCAAAATCAGCGTTAACCAGAATGGTGCCATGGTGCAAAGCAGAATCCCTGTAGTAGTAATACGCATTGCCTGAGAACTTGCGTCCCAAGACCGTAAGGTCATTTCGTCCTGAGAACTCTGCTTGAATCCCTACACCGGCCAGAGCGTTAAGGATGACTTGTAGTTGCTTGGCAAGATCGTATTGATGCCGCCCTAGTAAGAAGGTGAAATTCAAATTGCCAAGATCATGGTACACGGCTCCACCGCCGGACATTCTTCGAGCTAGCTTGCCACCTTCTTCTTCAAGAAGCTGACAACGGCATTCCTTCCATGCATTTTGATTACGACCAATCACCACGGTGTGTTGGTTCTGCCAAAGATAAAGGACTACCTGTCCTTGTTGCAACTGATGTAGCATAGCCTCCTCAAGGGCAATGTTATACCATGGGTCATTGTAAGGTGATTCGGCGATCAAGGTAACAAACTCCACCGGCCATCTCCTCCAGAAAAGTTGAGACGTAGTGCTAGAATAGTATCTAGTTTCCTATTCTAGCATGTTCTGTTTCCACAGATCAATCTTTTGAGGATCCGAAGACGGGCTAGGTGTGAGCATATGCAGCTACGTAACCCATAGTATTAGCTACTGAAATCCGGTTCAAAGGTGTCAATGGCCTGCTTAAGAAGACTAACTGAATAGGCCATAGAGGGCCCTCCCCCAAGGGCCACAGCTACCATAGCGGCCTCCATGATCTCTTGTCGGGTAGCTTTAGCTTGTAGTGCATTGTGGACATGGTAGACAATACAATATTCGCATCTGTTATGTATAGATATGCCGATACTGATCAGCTCTTTTGCTTTTAGGTCCAGACTGCCAGGCTTATACATTGACCCCAAGAAGCTCATGAAGGATCGTACCTGCTCACCATTCGTCTTCTGTACTTCCTTTAAGCCTCCTACAAAGTCATCGAGTATTTGTCTTGGATCTCGTGCCATCAATATCACTCCTAAACTAGTATGGGAGTAGTATATGCTTTCTGCGGATATTTACGTTAACAGAAGAAGCCATTATTGCCATTGGGCAATCCGTCTGAGCACAATTTCCAGTGTTTGCTGATCAGCAACACCCCGGATACTGCTGAACCAGACCCCCTCGGGGCGTAATGTTTCAAAAACCATAGGAAGCTCCTCAATATCGATATCCAGTTGAATTCCCTTTTGAACCTGTTGAATTCGTTGGTAAACCGCAACCCATTGGGCATATCCCTCATGACCTGCCCCTGGAACCCATTGGACTGCATCTAGTTCAGGAATGCCCAAGATGCAGTTAAGGTGCTTCAACGCACCGGGTCCGTCTAAGTGGTAAATCGATCGGTCGAGAAAACGGCATTCTTCAATAAGACCGGGCAGAAAGAATTCCTCAAACATCCTGGGGCTGATCATGCAGGAGAAGTCAGAAGAAACGATGTAGTACTTTCCGGGATACACAAGGGGAGTCCACGAAGTGATGGGCATCCCGGCATCGCGCAGTAGCTCATAAAAGAGCCCATAGACATGAGAATACTCCTCGGTGCTCTGTTTTAGTTTTTCCTGCACAAATACTGGGTGGTCAATCAGATCCAAGGCAAGTCTTTGTGGATCCCGTAGGGCAGCAAGATGGTCGCCACCGGGATGAAAGTCTGTTAGACCAACAAGGAAATTGCCTTGCCCAAACTGGAGAAGCTCCTTGGTAAATCTCATCGTTGCCGTAAACAATGGATGCTCCGGGTCAAATACAGCAGTTTTTGCATCATCTTCCCAGTCATCCACACAAGGAGTGGTCCATGCCGTTGTCTCTCCGAACTCGTACCCGCAACCGTACCACGCGCTGAAGATCTCCGGGCCCATGTTAGGCCAAGCGACCGGAAGTGTCTCCGCGGGATACCTGTAGTTGGCTAAATCTATGGCGATTTGCTCGGCGCGAAAAGAGACATCCAGCCATCTTTCTCTATGATGTGCATAGGTCTTTACAGGGACCCTCCTCGGGTTTTCTATCAAGAACCTAATCCCACTCACCGGCGGTCGATCAAAGATTTCACGGTGCCAAAAAGCTTCAAAGCGTTGGTTCACTTCCTCAAAATCCGGTTTCAAACAATATTCCATATGTCATTCACCCTGCCTTCAATCAGCTTCTCTTCTACTAGTTCTCCAATGTGTCTATTGTCCCTGCGCGGCTGACGCTGGTTGAGACTCTAGACTTCTCTCATGCACTGTAGAGGAAATTCTTAATAAAATCCATGTCTAGGCTGAAAATGTGCATGTCGCCAAAGTCGGATTTGGGATACAATTAACGTAGTAATACATCCGTTTACCCGTTTCTACACATAAACGTTAACTGTTATACTCGATGCTTCCTGTTAGTCGTTTTAATCCAGCTGAAAGAGGGGGAGTAAGTTGAATAGTAGAGAACTCATTACTAGGGTAATCGAGTTTGATCGTCCAGCACGAATAGGCTGGGACTTTGGCGGTGGTCCTTCGGATCTTAGAGGGTGTGGCGTAAGGTATGACCGGACAGAGAGATTGGAGGAGCATCGCAAGTGGGGATACCATGAAGAACTACTTAAGCAAGTACCTCACTTCAAAGGTTTGGTCTATGAAGATGAATGGGGCAATATCTGGGGTCGCCTAGATGGGGCAAGCAAGGGCGAAGTAGTTAGGGGCGTTTTGGAGGACGGGTTTGACAGACTAGGTGAGATCGCCTTTCCTCATTTTGTTGTTGAAGACATCGAGAGATTGAAGGAGGCCAGAGAGCGTCACGCAGACAAGTTCCTCATGGGTGGACTACCGGGTTTTACTTTCAATATTATGCGTAAGATGCGGCGGATGGAGAACTTCCTGATGGATACGCTGCTTGCCAAAGACGAGATCACCAAACTTGGTGCAAAGATCGAAAGCATGTTAGCTGAGAACATATCTTTCTATTGCGATGCCGGCTTTGATGCCATACTCTTCGGAGAGGACTGGGGAAGCCAGGAGGCCTTACTCATTAGCCCGCCCAGCTGGCGAGAACTTTTTGCGCCTTCCTTCCGACGTCTATGTGGTCAAGCCCATGAAGGCGGGCTTAAGGTGATGATGCACTCCTGCGGAAACATAGCAGAGATCATCCCGGACTTGATTGAGGTGGGAGTTGACGTACTACAACTTGATCAGCCAGGTCTTTTTGGATTAGAATACTTGTCCCAGTATTCAGGGAAAGTTACCTTCTGGTCACCGGTGGATATTCAGAAGGTTATGCCCACAGGTAATCGGGAATTGATTGAAAAAACAGCCGATGATATGATGACCTACCTAGGTAGAGGCGGCGGGTTTATCGCCAAGGATTATCCCCAGTGGGATGTGCTTGGTGTCAAACCGGAGTGGGTGAAATGGGCCAAGGATCGTTTCCTGGCTCACAGTTACTAACAGGACAAGGAAGATTCTGCCAAGGAGCTGGACCTCGGCTCAAAGGAAACTATAAGCGAAGTAGACCTATACTTTGATTCTAACTTTGATTTTCGCATCCGGAACCTGGAGATCTTGTATGACCACAACGTCATTCCGTCTATTGTACGAGACCGTGATCTGCTCTACGTCATAGACGGAAAGTGGGAGCTTTTGCAAAGGGTAAGAGGCAACTACCAGCGACGTAACCGTCTGCAATCTGAGCCAGTGTCAACGGACAAGATAAAGCTCCAGTTCCATGCCACTAATGGCGGGGATACCTTCGGTCTATACGAACTCCGCGTCTACTAGTACCGATGTTTTTGTGAACCAGAACCAATGAGTAACCGTCATAGGGCCAGCACACCCTTGTGCTGGCCCCTTCTGATTTCCAAGCCTTACAGGCCAAAGGCAACCCGCTATTCGGGCAGCTTTGCACTTATGGATGACCTGGCTAAAACTCGCTTCTAAAGTCACTTTTTGGGGGCGAAAGGGGTCCTATCATCTTTTCCGAAGTTTCTAACAGCAAAAAGGACAAACAAGTCTGCATTATGGCTTCCTAAGTCCTAGTTGCGGAAGTGCTATAGCACCCGTCTATTCCCTGCTTATTTGTGTTACCATATTCACGAGGCTATCAAAGGAGGTCATATCATGGACTGGGTGATTGTGGTAAAGGCGGATCTCGCCAAATTCGCTGATGAAGAGAGGGCCCAACACTCTGCTCGATTCTTCCAGACTCAACCGGGGGGATACGGGCAGGGAGATCGGTTTCTTGGTATCCGGGTCCCTGATCAAAGGAAGATTGCACGAAAGTACTACCGGGACATCCCTCTGGAGGACGTAGAGTTGCTTCTTCAAGATGCCATCCATGAGCACCGGCTGACCGCATTACTTATCCTGACCTACAAGTTCGAAAAAACGTCCACTATACAGCGGCAAGCCATAGTGGAACTGTACCTACGCAACATCCCATATATTAACAACTGGGATCTGGTGGATACATCCGCATACAAGATCCTCGGGGCCTACCTGTTCGAAGTTGAAGATAAGAGTATACTCTACGAATTGGCCGAAGCACAAAACCTGTGGGCTCAGCGGATCGCCATGATCGCGACCTTTTACTTTATAAAACACAACGAATTTGATGATGCACTGCACATTGCGACATTGCTTCTCGATCATGAACATGATCTAATCCACAAAGCCGTAGGATGGATGCTGCGGGAGATCGGAGAGCGGGATTTCCAAGTGGAATTCGCGTTTTTGAAAGCACACTACAAAGACATGCCAAGGGTAATGCTGCAATATGCCATCGAAAAGTTCGAACAGGAATTACGGCAAGCATTTAGACAGCATTCGATCTGAGGTAACGAACAAGGATTCCTGACCTGCAAGCAGAAGGAAATTAGCAGGGGAAAGGAGATGAAGCTTCGTGAACATGCATCTTGAACAATATGATAGCATTAAAGAGATAACAATGAAGGCAAGTGTCGCATCTGACGTTTACGCAATCACAAGACTGCAGGATGCTACAAGCATCAGGATCAATGTAGTCGATGGTAAGGTGGACGGCATCCACAGAAACAGCAAGCGAGGCACTGGCGTTCAGGTGTTTACCAAGGACGGACTCAGTGGTTTCTCCTCTGCCGATCGGATTGACCCAGGGGAAGTGGAGAGGCTTATAGGTAGCGCTGCGGAATTGGCTAAAAAGTCACCAGTGGCGGGGGGTCATACCAACACTGAAGTATTCAACCTTCAAAAACACGAGGTTAGGCGCCCTGCCCAGATCGACTACAACCTAAACAAGCTGGATCTCCGCACATTAGAGAACGCATTAATCGAGATCAACAATGAGACCAGGGCTTTGGGCTCAGAACTGTCTGTCTCTACCGGATTGTTTATCGGCTATGAAGAATGGCGAATCTTTCGGTCCGACGGTACCGATGTACATTTTGCCATCCCCCGGTGTATCATTCGTAACGGGATCTCCGCCCGCACCGAGGGAAGGGCATCAAGCACAATGGCGAATATCAGTGGGGTGGACCCTAGGGTCTTGATTAGCGATGAGTATCGCCAACTGTTGCGGAGACGTTCAGAGACAGCGGCCAACATAGCAATGAACTTGACGAAGGCTACCCCGATTAAAGCTGGTCACTATAAGCTGGTTATTGATTATTCCCTAGCCATGGTTCTTGCCCACGAAGCCTTTGGTCACGCGGCGGAGGTGGACCGGGCGGAAAGCACTATCCTGGCCAAAAACGGTAAGTTTCGCACGGGAGAAGTGGTTGCTGCTCCTATTGTATCCATTGTGGACGGTCCCATCTTAGGGGATAATGGTGATCAGCCCTTCAGTGTCAATGGAGTACCCCGGGATACTGTTACCATCGTGGAAAATGGCGTCCTTAAGGACGGACTGGCCGATGTATTCTCTGCAAGGGAAGCCGGTGTAAGAAATACCGGTGCAGCTAGAGCTCAAAGTTACGAACACCTGCCAATCCCTCGGATGTCCAATATTCGACTTACCGTCAATAATGCCTACCCGATTAATCAGGACTTTGAAGACATTACTCCATCCCAGTTACGTACTCTATTGGAGGAAGCGGGTCTGCTCAAAGAAGATGAACAGATCCTTTATCTGTCTGGAGCGATGGGGGGACAGGTCAACCCAGCTACGGGGGATTTCGTCTTTACTTGTTCCGGAGTCTATGAACTAAGGGAAGAAGCAATCCCAAGGCAAGCAACCAGTTTCAGTGGACAAATCCTTTCGGCTCTAAAGGCCATATCCGGCGGATTAGGCTCGGTAAACAGTAATGCAGCGGGTACCTGTGGTAAAAGCGGTCAGATGGTATCCTGTGGAGGCGGATCAAATCTGTTTATTGTCATCGAAAAAGATCAGAAGATCACGATCGGGGGTGGCCAATGATGAACCGCGCATATAGTGACCAATTCTGCAATAAGCTTGACCAGTCTTTAAATGATCAGATGTCGGCTAAAGCACCGGATAATTTACGGATTGCCGGTTGGAGGTACTTCGTTTCCGAACAGGAAGTCACTTCCATCGGTCTGCATGAAAATAAAGTCGGAGGACCGTATGCCGCCCCTTCGATCAATAAGAAGCTTACTGGGCATATTCATATTATCTGGCATGATGGCAGCCATACCCATGCAAGTCTCGATCGCAGCATCGATACGGATTTTGATCAATGGCTCGTGCTCTTTAGGCAAGCATCCTTCGTGGATCCAGATCAACCCGGCATTCTCGCCCCCCGGGAGTATCCGCGGGTAAACCTTTGGGACGGAAATATTGCCCGTCTACCAGTCGAAAAGCATTTTGAGCTTATCGAGGGTTCAACCCAAAGATTGAAGGACGATGGGATTGGGACTATTGATGGAGGAACCAACAGCAGTAT
This window contains:
- a CDS encoding AraC family transcriptional regulator — its product is MLLCDLYAKELWKRPFVPVIEYYYRRTFPHEYHFSSHTHSAVEIMYVESGDMLLELQGEPVELLTKEFVVINTEIPHGILGVSVNCRVNNCEFFFQPASVVIGSTIDVVKHINQSAWPLSYGAPWLKCRDSGYVGSTMRELIEELDGTLDDPLGQELMLRLDFWRVIIYISRMIASSGDTTDLANWHVNKAVSYIRTNYHRPDLTVAELSDYLQLNRSHVSRIFREVTGDTPSEYIASHRINIAKKLLATTDLPIIDICQEIGINSEQYFSRLFSKRVGISPRTFRRSREVISAWPPDTSDSTS
- a CDS encoding diaminopimelate dehydrogenase, whose translation is MRVAVVGLGNVGKYAVEAVLRADDMEFAGIVRRKDSIHEASPRGLVVSDITELGDVDVAIICTPSRTVPTIAKELLALGINTVDCYDIHGELVNLRDELDEPAKLNNAVSVLSAGWDPGTDSLIRALLQAMAPGGLTYTNFGPGMSMGHTAAVKAIDGVADALSMTIPVGTGLHRRIVYVVLEDNAEFTVVEKAIKQDPYFIHDETHVYQVEDVSTLVDMGHGVSIERKGVSGITHNQLFKWEMRVNNPALTAQIMVAAARATVRLQPGAYTLIEIPVVDLLPGDRRTWIGRLV
- a CDS encoding GNAT family N-acetyltransferase, with amino-acid sequence MTDQLRMIWPEGRKPPLCILPKGYSVRRFRPSDEQAYVRMLNRGDLGEWDLDRMRSILENPLAPGTVYFITYNDVPVATTCSQKQESDWDDDLDWAEVGWVTVDPAHRGRGLGLIICAVVVDQLQRLGYKHIYLKTDDWRLPAIKTYLRMGFQPLINSDEMNTRWRAVAEKLDWSF
- the typA gene encoding translational GTPase TypA, which encodes MEIRNVAIIAHVDHGKTTLVDALLKETGVFRENQKTGTQILDSNALERERGITILSKNTGIFHNETKINIVDTPGHSDFGGEVERVIGMVDGALLVVDAAEGPLPQTRYVLQKAFKYNLRPIVVINKIDRKDARPYEVLEEVLDLFLDLDATEEQADFPVVWAVAREGVASLELEDAQAQLAGKKEKSILPLLDLILEHVPQPTVDPDGPLQLLATNLEYDEYVGRLVVGRIQRGTLRRGMPVTVCRSDADWEKTAKVEYLYTFARLERTLVEEAGAGEIVAVAGIDDVSIGDTIVDPNAVDPLPALKVDEPTLTVIFRVNDGPLAGRDGKYITSRHIRDRLWREAQTNVALRVNPTGSPDAFEVRGRGELHLGILIETMRREGYEFTVSRPQPVLKEIDGQLQEPLERVFVEVPAEYSGGVILFFGQRKGEMLSMMQNENTVKLEFVVPARGLVGFHSQFLTETRGYGVVYHTYYGYGPHRGPILERTTGSLVAYEPGTATAYAIVNAQERATLFIEPGTEVYEGMIIGENSRSDDLDVNIAKKKHVSNMRSATSDIAEKIDVPRKLTLEQALAFIASDELVEVTPKTIRLRKQVLDQSERYMIRKQLAAKSLD
- a CDS encoding lipoate--protein ligase, producing the protein MEFVTLIAESPYNDPWYNIALEEAMLHQLQQGQVVLYLWQNQHTVVIGRNQNAWKECRCQLLEEEGGKLARRMSGGGAVYHDLGNLNFTFLLGRHQYDLAKQLQVILNALAGVGIQAEFSGRNDLTVLGRKFSGNAYYYYRDSALHHGTILVNADFAQAGRYLQPSKQKMQSKGVESVGSRVINLAELVPGLSIAQVKEQLIKSFVSLYGGNGTELDLAPLLEEADALHEHYSSWEWRYGKTPAFALSYETRFSWGELTVGLGVKNGHIVDAVVYSDALQYTLTDHVRSALLQTPFESSAIAQALEGISAGDAAPYVKDVKHWLVTQVKSA
- a CDS encoding carboxymuconolactone decarboxylase family protein translates to MARDPRQILDDFVGGLKEVQKTNGEQVRSFMSFLGSMYKPGSLDLKAKELISIGISIHNRCEYCIVYHVHNALQAKATRQEIMEAAMVAVALGGGPSMAYSVSLLKQAIDTFEPDFSS